A genomic stretch from Mya arenaria isolate MELC-2E11 chromosome 10, ASM2691426v1 includes:
- the LOC128206260 gene encoding zinc finger protein 148-like, producing MSMADLDALGQIPAYRIILKQVIKSQIGHLVNQLNQHTDEDCLFLAADITDASLSHVGSEKGMRFIESNNDIRSHFLEFCMDSMFTDQYSVLKQAEDKATSEIAKALSQPLQISGYNQPGKSPKIKPSQTTPITATKSTPNTSALRHEPYPLTKPGGSSKSLHFEASDFKAETESQSNDGPAVMDATDGSAAGIMHQNMESPSLRTSKRKSGPRSRSSHKAFKGLSKVDQIAANIASKQLANGLAYAVDMEAEAPLNLTNSSPQVQKSSPPKRLPKRSSSRDTSPSVSQDSFQQYIKIKVEPTDESLDGMRDHASSTEGQGVYTASSQYLDGNTLGTDGALDQNSSLQDTQFVGKGDQPVKVHQCNYCGKPFPSKWELSRHRRIHTGEKPYQCEYCHKAFSDKSNMTQHIRGVHFREKYRPDRKFITYEKQQEKFFTTLKDKGCNQSSSSGSPNSKSEFVVNDEFVGASAKQEDTSWLRKQLSARSEKIPTTDVKVEAEFAGGDDAKKLSATDIKGPEYYLNELAFKAMQERGLFPVGSKTAVSNTEAEFVIHEDESLENFRIPDMEGPPESIQEQVFKAMQERGLFSMVSLPNSDTGSEVNTDKEQRKTRARNKPTYGLNRTNPSSNKPNPEKLLGELEKPALTQTESPPKNGDDLEINSVNDSSDTKNIPEHKNIPEHKSSLMEASDSDGIAA from the exons ATGTCTATGGCAGATCTCGATGCTCTCGGGCAGATACCAGCTTACAGAATTATTCTTAAACAAGTCATTAAATCACAGATCGGCCACTTG GTGAACCAGCTTAACCAGCACACTGATGAGGACTGTCTATTTCTCGCTGCGGACATCACAGATGCCTCGCTCAGCCATGTTGGCTCAGAAAAGGGAATGCGTTTCATTGAGTCAAACAACGATATCCGCAGTCATTTCCTGGAGTTCTGTATGGACAGTATGTTCACAG ATCAGTATTCAGTTTTGAAGCAGGCAGAAGACAAAGCCACCTCAGAGATAGCTAAAGCCCTTTCTCAACCGCTTCAAATTTCGGGCTACAACCAACCTGGAAAATCTCCAAAAATCAAGCCCAGTCAGACAACCCCCATTACAGCTACCAAATCCACTCCCAATACATCAGCACTGCGGCATGAACCTTACCCACTAACAAAGCCCGGTGGATCAAGCAAGTCCTTACATTTTGAAGCATCTGATTTTAAAGCAGAAACTGAGAGTCAATCTAATGATGGTCCAGCGGTAATGGATGCTACAGATGGTTCTGCTGCTGGCATAATGCATCAGAACATGGAGAGTCCATCTTTACGTACGTCAAAAAGGAAATctggtccaaggtcaaggtcaagtcaTAAAGCATTTAAAGGGTTGTCAAAAGTGGACCAAATTGCTGCTAATATTGCCTCTAAACAGTTGGCGAATGGCCTAGCATATGCTGTAGACATGGAAGCTGAGGCTCCACTTAATCTTACAAACTCCTCTCCACAAGTCCAAAAATCATCTCCACCCAAACGGCTTCCAAAGAGATCATCGTCAAGGGATACATCTCCTAGTGTCTCTCAAGACAGTTTTCAACAGTATATTAAGATCAAAGTTGAACCCACGGATGAAAGCCTGGATGGTATGAGGGATCACGCTAGCTCCACTGAGGGTCAAGGCGTGTATACGGCATCCAGCCAGTACCTTGACGGCAACACTTTGGGGACTGATGGAGCTCTGGACCAGAATAGCAGCCTGCAAG ATACACAGTTTGTTGGTAAGGGGGACCAGCCAGTGAAGGTCCACCAGTGTAACTACTGCGGGAAACCATTCCCCTCCAAGTGGGAACTCTCCAG acacAGGCGAATCCACACTGGAGAAAAGCCCTACCAATGTGAATACTGCCATAAAGCTTTCTCAGATAAGAGCAACATGACCCAGCATATCCGTGGGGTTCACTTCCGAGAAAAATACAGACCAGATCGAAAATTTATCACCTATGAAAAACAACAGGAGAAGTTCTTTACGACCCTAAAGGATAAAGGATGCAACCAGAGTTCCAGCTCTGGTAGCCCTAATTCAAAATCAGAGTTCGTTGTTAATGATGAATTTGTTGGGGCTTCGGCAAAGCAAGAGGACACTAGCTGGTTGCGTAAACAGCTGTCTGCCAGATCTGAAAAAATTCCGACAACAGATGTTAAAGTTGAAGCTGAGTTTGCAGGTGGAGATGATGCTAAGAAACTCAGTGCAACTGATATTAAAGGCCCTGAATACTACCTTAATGAGTTGGCATTCAAAGCTATGCAAGAAAGGGGTTTGTTTCCTGTAGGTTCCAAGACAGCAGTTTCTAACACTGAAGCAgaatttgttatacatgaggATGAAAGTCTTGAGAATTTTAGAATTCCTGATATGGAGGGACCTCCGGAAAGCATCCAGGAACAGGTGTTTAAAGCTATGCAAGAGAGAGGCCTGTTTTCCATGGTTTCTCTACCAAATAGTGATACTGGTTCAGAGGTAAATACTGATaaagaacaaagaaaaacaagagcGAGAAATAAGCCTACCTATGGCTTAAATCGTACTAATCCAAGTAGTAATAAGCCCAATCCGGAAAAGTTGTTAGGGGAACTCGAAAAGCCTGCTCTGACTCAAACAGAATCTCCTCCAAAGAATGGAGATGATTTAGAGATTAATTCTGTAAATGATTCAAGTGATACAAAAAACATTCCAGAGCATAAAAACATTCCAGAGCATAAATCAAGTTTGATGGAAGCTTCGGACTCAGATGGTATTGCTGCCTAA